In one window of Drosophila mauritiana strain mau12 chromosome X, ASM438214v1, whole genome shotgun sequence DNA:
- the LOC117148560 gene encoding putative hydroxypyruvate isomerase, translated as MALKFAANLNFLFTERATSIAERIRLAHQNGFRAVEIPYPDGETSDVVSAVKETGVVVSLVNLAFDKSDDQLRFGSTSVPGSEKLFRSQLDATIDFARQVNCGKIHLTAGLFKGGQESDYTKTYTANLKIAADSLRASKMIGVIEPINKYAVPGYYMNSYSKAAGILADVAADNIQLLADLYHLQHLHGNVSKTLEEYKALIGHFQIAQVPHRHEPDVSGELDYGFVFKALQEFGYDGWVGCEYKPKTTTVEGLGWVSKLGYTL; from the coding sequence ATGGCACTCAAGTTTGCAGCGAACCTGAACTTTTTGTTCACGGAGAGGGCGACGTCGATCGCGGAGCGGATTCGTCTGGCCCACCAGAACGGATTCCGTGCTGTGGAGATCCCCTATCCCGATGGCGAGACCAGCGACGTGGTGTCCGCCGTGAAGGAGACGGGTGTGGTGGTCAGTTTGGTCAATCTGGCCTTCGACAAGAGCGACGATCAGCTGCGTTTCGGATCCACCAGTGTGCCTGGCTCGGAGAAGCTCTTCCGTAGCCAGTTGGATGCCACCATTGACTTCGCCCGCCAGGTTAACTGCGGCAAGATCCATCTCACCGCTGGACTCTTCAAGGGCGGCCAGGAGAGCGACTACACAAAGACGTACACCGCCAATCTGAAGATCGCCGCCGATAGCCTCAGAGCCAGCAAAATGATCGGCGTGATAGAGCCAATTAACAAGTACGCCGTGCCTGGCTACTACATGAACTCGTACTCCAAGGCCGCTGGAATTCTGGCCGATGTAGCTGCGGACAACATCCAATTGCTGGCCGATCTCTACCACCTGCAGCATTTGCACGGCAACGTGTCGAAGACGCTCGAGGAGTACAAGGCACTCATCGGTCACTTCCAGATCGCCCAGGTGCCGCATCGCCACGAGCCGGACGTTTCCGGTGAGCTGGACTACGGCTTTGTGTTCAAGGCTCTCCAGGAATTCGGCTATGACGGATGGGTCGGCTGCGAGTACAAGCCCAAGACGACCACTGTCGAGGGTTTGGGTTGGGTCTCCAAGTTGGGCTACACGCTATAA
- the LOC117148558 gene encoding uncharacterized protein LOC117148558 isoform X1 — protein MSTFGAEVDQVWPSVTGGSPHLTDYGRKLLNNCRQVQKPIGGYYELSDVMKMSEMFPLQFGVNSVKVYRQSPSRLARINDEVSSTYPVIHERTLGLYLQYLEHKCRWGNAVERPIYINLSLCGFVHRLLQKRCVSFFAQNDRYLLLNGESGASGFEAVGTREEKPPLVLANVLSYDDIKLSALLSVSSRTEFLNEGERNNCGRVEEHSKTLQRHGVIVGMIGARLSRRNLMEFQDIVIARQQNTRERGYGMALDEPATTREEDYRRLWREFYATPDLIHGQAVIDNQRFGPSKNKMDVFDNLVMKRRYAISFDLLLLETQERAKRMKKLAYLHVVGFGLGVWKAAEQQERIFMETFEQRMRTLGNKLNNVGLVHFSWFSITDCGGLSNGSLIEIPGHPKDGIRVLISKRNPARKLTDPEHAKMLLVVSYASDGNALPGNEFWVKMLESTGDSSTACSTLVAELHNPFINPKFCNGGNLHIASPEHGVLHIAEYANLVLRSD, from the exons ATGTCTACCTTTGGCGCTGAAGTGGATCAGGTTTGGCCATCGGTCACCGGTGGTTCCCCGCATCTGACTGATTACGGACGCAAATTGCTGAATAATTGCCGGCAGGTGCAGAAGCCAATCGGAGGATACTATGAGTTGAGCGATGTGATGAAGATGTCCGAGATGTTTCCGCTGCAG TTCGGCGTGAACAGTGTCAAAGTATATCGTCAATCTCCATCGCGGCTTGCCCGTATAAATGATGAGGTTTCATCCACCTATCCAGTGATACACGAACGTACATTGGGCCTTTACTTGCAGTACTTGGAGCACAAGTGTCGTTGGG GCAACGCTGTGGAAAGGCCCATCTACATCAACTTATCGCTATGCGGATTTGTGCATCGCCTGCTGCAAAAGCGCTGCGTCAGCTTCTTTGCCCAGAACGACAGGTACTTGCTGCtgaacggagagtccggggcTAGTGGCTTCGAAGCCGTGGGTACTCGGGAGGAGAAGCCGCCTCTGGTGCTGGCCAACGTGCTCAGCTACGACGATATCAAGCTCTCCGCTCTGCTTTCCGTGAGCTCACGCACGGAGTTTCTCAATGAGGGCGAGCGCAACAATTGCGGTCGCGTTGAGGAGCACTCCAAAACTTTGCAACGCCACGGGGTTATTGTGGGCATGATTGGAGCCCGTCTGTCGCGGCGTAATCTAATGGAGTTCCAGGACATTGTAATCGCACGTCAGCAGAATACGCGTGAAAGGGGCTACGGAATGGCGTTGGATGAGCCGGCTACAACGCGGGAAGAGGACTATCGACGACTATGGCGCGAGTTCTATGCCACGCCGGATCTCATCCACGGCCAGGCGGTCATCGACAATCAGCGTTTCGGACCATCAAAAAACAAGATGGACGTCTTCGACAATCTGGTGATGAAGCGGCGTTACGCCATCAGCTTCgacttgctgctgctggagacACAGGAAAGGGCTAAACGCATGAAAAAGTTGGCGTACCTCCATGTCGTGGGCTTCGGCTTGGGCGTGTGGAAGGCAGCAGAGCAGCAGGAGCGCATCTTCATGGAGACCTTCGAGCAGCGTATGCGCACGCTGGGCAACAAGCTCAATAACGTTGGCCTCGTTCACTTCTCCTGGTTTTCGATCACCGACTGCGGCGGTCTAAGCAACGGATCGCTGATAGAGATTCCCGGGCATCCAAAGGACGGCATCAGGGTACTCATTTCCAAGCGCAATCCAGCACGAAAGTTGACtgatcctgagcacgccaagATGCTGCTGGTAGTCTCCTACGCTAGCGATGGAAACGCCCTGCCGGGTAACGAATTCTGGGTG AAAATGCTGGAGTCCACAGGTGACTCCTCGACGGCCTGCTCCACGTTGGTGGCCGAGCTGCACAATCCGTTCATTAACCCGAAATTCTGCAATGGAGGAAACCTGCACATCGCCTCACCAGAACACGGGGTGCTCCACATAGCCGAATATGCCAATCTGGTGCTTCGGAGCGACTAA
- the LOC117148558 gene encoding uncharacterized protein LOC117148558 isoform X2 yields the protein MKMSEMFPLQFGVNSVKVYRQSPSRLARINDEVSSTYPVIHERTLGLYLQYLEHKCRWGNAVERPIYINLSLCGFVHRLLQKRCVSFFAQNDRYLLLNGESGASGFEAVGTREEKPPLVLANVLSYDDIKLSALLSVSSRTEFLNEGERNNCGRVEEHSKTLQRHGVIVGMIGARLSRRNLMEFQDIVIARQQNTRERGYGMALDEPATTREEDYRRLWREFYATPDLIHGQAVIDNQRFGPSKNKMDVFDNLVMKRRYAISFDLLLLETQERAKRMKKLAYLHVVGFGLGVWKAAEQQERIFMETFEQRMRTLGNKLNNVGLVHFSWFSITDCGGLSNGSLIEIPGHPKDGIRVLISKRNPARKLTDPEHAKMLLVVSYASDGNALPGNEFWVKMLESTGDSSTACSTLVAELHNPFINPKFCNGGNLHIASPEHGVLHIAEYANLVLRSD from the exons ATGAAGATGTCCGAGATGTTTCCGCTGCAG TTCGGCGTGAACAGTGTCAAAGTATATCGTCAATCTCCATCGCGGCTTGCCCGTATAAATGATGAGGTTTCATCCACCTATCCAGTGATACACGAACGTACATTGGGCCTTTACTTGCAGTACTTGGAGCACAAGTGTCGTTGGG GCAACGCTGTGGAAAGGCCCATCTACATCAACTTATCGCTATGCGGATTTGTGCATCGCCTGCTGCAAAAGCGCTGCGTCAGCTTCTTTGCCCAGAACGACAGGTACTTGCTGCtgaacggagagtccggggcTAGTGGCTTCGAAGCCGTGGGTACTCGGGAGGAGAAGCCGCCTCTGGTGCTGGCCAACGTGCTCAGCTACGACGATATCAAGCTCTCCGCTCTGCTTTCCGTGAGCTCACGCACGGAGTTTCTCAATGAGGGCGAGCGCAACAATTGCGGTCGCGTTGAGGAGCACTCCAAAACTTTGCAACGCCACGGGGTTATTGTGGGCATGATTGGAGCCCGTCTGTCGCGGCGTAATCTAATGGAGTTCCAGGACATTGTAATCGCACGTCAGCAGAATACGCGTGAAAGGGGCTACGGAATGGCGTTGGATGAGCCGGCTACAACGCGGGAAGAGGACTATCGACGACTATGGCGCGAGTTCTATGCCACGCCGGATCTCATCCACGGCCAGGCGGTCATCGACAATCAGCGTTTCGGACCATCAAAAAACAAGATGGACGTCTTCGACAATCTGGTGATGAAGCGGCGTTACGCCATCAGCTTCgacttgctgctgctggagacACAGGAAAGGGCTAAACGCATGAAAAAGTTGGCGTACCTCCATGTCGTGGGCTTCGGCTTGGGCGTGTGGAAGGCAGCAGAGCAGCAGGAGCGCATCTTCATGGAGACCTTCGAGCAGCGTATGCGCACGCTGGGCAACAAGCTCAATAACGTTGGCCTCGTTCACTTCTCCTGGTTTTCGATCACCGACTGCGGCGGTCTAAGCAACGGATCGCTGATAGAGATTCCCGGGCATCCAAAGGACGGCATCAGGGTACTCATTTCCAAGCGCAATCCAGCACGAAAGTTGACtgatcctgagcacgccaagATGCTGCTGGTAGTCTCCTACGCTAGCGATGGAAACGCCCTGCCGGGTAACGAATTCTGGGTG AAAATGCTGGAGTCCACAGGTGACTCCTCGACGGCCTGCTCCACGTTGGTGGCCGAGCTGCACAATCCGTTCATTAACCCGAAATTCTGCAATGGAGGAAACCTGCACATCGCCTCACCAGAACACGGGGTGCTCCACATAGCCGAATATGCCAATCTGGTGCTTCGGAGCGACTAA